Proteins from one Thermosipho japonicus genomic window:
- a CDS encoding NifB/NifX family molybdenum-iron cluster-binding protein, producing MIIAIPVIENNGENSQISEHFGHSPFFAFYDTEKDELRIENNPLEEHGPGDVPNFLHSKGVNLIIVRGIGQRAISFFEQLGIKVIRGASGSVKDLINAFLENKIEDKEYQVKEKFHNH from the coding sequence ATGATTATTGCAATACCAGTTATTGAAAACAACGGAGAAAATTCACAAATTTCGGAACACTTTGGTCATTCACCATTTTTTGCATTCTATGACACAGAAAAAGATGAGTTAAGAATTGAAAATAATCCGCTTGAAGAGCACGGTCCAGGAGATGTTCCTAATTTCCTACACTCAAAAGGGGTTAATTTAATAATTGTTAGAGGAATTGGCCAAAGAGCTATTTCATTTTTTGAACAATTAGGAATTAAAGTTATAAGAGGAGCAAGCGGAAGCGTGAAAGATTTAATTAATGCATTCCTTGAAAACAAGATAGAAGACAAAGAATATCAAGTCAAAGAAAAATTCCATAATCATTAA